In Wolinella succinogenes DSM 1740, a single genomic region encodes these proteins:
- the lptE gene encoding LPS assembly lipoprotein LptE — protein MRILALTGAILLLLAGCGYKPVAQYAKEVLGERIYVDIAINLRDPENSVLIKDALSQAIMTRLHGKLASKESADSTLRVTLNSANFTSLADNKEGFTTFYRAQVSLGFAYEDKEGKARRFNSIGRYDFSIDDSSILSDSKRFEAIKSASIQAIDHFISHIAMQGAKGVQP, from the coding sequence ATGAGAATCTTGGCACTCACTGGAGCGATTCTCCTCTTGCTTGCGGGGTGTGGCTATAAGCCCGTGGCGCAATACGCCAAAGAGGTGCTAGGGGAGCGCATCTATGTGGATATTGCTATCAACCTCCGAGACCCTGAAAATAGCGTTTTGATCAAAGATGCTCTTTCACAGGCGATCATGACGCGTCTTCATGGCAAGCTTGCCTCCAAGGAGAGTGCCGATTCCACTCTTAGGGTGACCCTCAATTCCGCCAATTTCACCTCTTTGGCGGACAATAAAGAGGGTTTCACCACCTTTTATCGCGCCCAAGTCTCTTTGGGGTTTGCCTATGAAGATAAAGAGGGCAAAGCGCGTCGCTTCAACTCCATAGGAAGGTATGATTTCTCCATTGATGATTCTTCTATTTTGAGCGATTCAAAGCGTTTCGAGGCAATCAAAAGCGCCTCTATTCAAGCCATCGACCACTTTATCTCTCATATTGCAATGCAAGGGGCTAAAGGTGTCCAACCTTAA
- the leuS gene encoding leucine--tRNA ligase: MEYNPKAIEKKWQEHWKNKRTHEPLSDTSLPKKYILSMFPYPSGRIHMGHVRNYCIGDAIARHFRKQNFNVLHPIGWDAFGMPAENAAIKHKSHPKKWTYDNISNMREELDSLGLSFSNEREFATCDPIYSKWEQKFFIDMWNRGLIYRKKGFLNWCPNDQTVLANEQVIEGRCWRCDTEVVQKEMFQYYVKITDYAEELLGSLDTLEGRWPSQVLTMQRNWIGRSEGLSFAFKLTSSSKERIGGSFDSFEVFTTRPDTLYGVTYCALAPEHPLVRELMRQGKLPQESLEALAKMQNIPAKERAMIPKEGVALGLEAIHPLTGEAIPLWAANFVLTDYGSGAVMAVPAHDERDFEFAKKYQLPQKQVILSGAAPSLDEAAYTESGTLINSGIFDGLESESAKEKIIRYFEEHSLGRGVINYRLRDWGISRQRYWGTPIPLIHCPSCGIVPEDFSNLPITLPEDVIIDGEGNPLEKHPAWKECRCPKCGGKATRETDTMDTFVESSWYFLRYTTPKEEWETHALNEAMQRYWMGVDEYIGGIEHAILHLLYARFFTKVLRDLGYTETNEPFTHLLTQGMVLKDGAKMSKSKGNVVDPDELIERFGADTARLFVLFAAPPTRELEWNDSAVEGAYRFIKRLCDKTQFVQKVSSLPQIETATLSKTEKLARKKVHETLLKAQEVYSRKNAYAFNTLIASCMEALNALSDQENPAIFTEGYFILLSVLEPIIPHVAWELSQEYFGLANFKPLTPDTQALKSDSLTIAITVNGKKRGEIEMAPGSSNEAMLEAAKNEVSKWLEGMSIIKEIVVPDKLVNLVVKP; this comes from the coding sequence GTGGAATATAATCCCAAAGCCATTGAGAAAAAGTGGCAAGAGCACTGGAAAAACAAGAGGACTCACGAGCCTTTGAGTGACACCTCGCTTCCCAAAAAATATATTTTGAGTATGTTTCCCTATCCTAGCGGAAGAATCCATATGGGGCATGTTCGCAACTACTGCATTGGCGATGCCATCGCGCGACACTTTCGCAAACAGAATTTCAATGTGCTCCATCCTATAGGCTGGGATGCTTTTGGCATGCCAGCGGAAAATGCAGCGATCAAGCACAAGAGCCACCCCAAGAAATGGACCTATGACAACATCTCCAATATGCGAGAAGAGCTCGATTCTTTGGGGCTATCTTTTTCCAATGAGCGAGAGTTTGCCACCTGCGATCCTATCTACTCCAAGTGGGAGCAGAAGTTTTTCATTGATATGTGGAATCGGGGGCTTATCTATCGGAAAAAAGGATTTTTAAATTGGTGCCCCAACGATCAGACGGTGCTAGCTAATGAGCAAGTGATCGAGGGTCGATGCTGGAGATGCGACACGGAAGTGGTGCAAAAAGAGATGTTCCAATACTATGTCAAGATCACTGACTATGCTGAGGAGCTCCTAGGGAGTCTTGACACCCTAGAGGGGCGATGGCCCTCTCAAGTGCTCACGATGCAGCGCAACTGGATTGGACGCTCCGAAGGGCTCTCTTTTGCTTTCAAACTCACCTCCTCCTCCAAGGAGAGAATAGGGGGGAGTTTTGATTCCTTTGAGGTCTTCACCACGCGACCCGACACCCTCTATGGCGTCACTTACTGTGCCTTAGCGCCTGAGCATCCCTTGGTAAGAGAGCTAATGAGGCAGGGCAAACTTCCCCAAGAGAGCCTAGAAGCGCTTGCAAAAATGCAAAATATCCCCGCCAAAGAGCGCGCCATGATTCCCAAAGAGGGAGTGGCCTTGGGACTTGAGGCGATCCATCCTTTAACAGGAGAGGCCATTCCTCTTTGGGCGGCCAATTTTGTCCTCACGGATTATGGCAGTGGGGCGGTGATGGCAGTGCCGGCGCATGATGAGAGGGATTTTGAGTTTGCCAAGAAGTATCAACTCCCTCAAAAGCAGGTGATTCTCTCTGGCGCGGCTCCCTCTTTGGACGAGGCGGCCTATACAGAGAGTGGCACGCTCATCAACTCTGGAATCTTTGATGGTCTAGAGAGTGAAAGCGCCAAAGAGAAGATCATTCGATACTTTGAAGAGCACTCTTTGGGAAGGGGGGTGATCAACTATCGCCTAAGGGATTGGGGAATCTCCAGACAGCGCTATTGGGGGACACCCATCCCGCTGATTCATTGTCCCTCTTGCGGAATCGTTCCTGAGGATTTTTCCAATCTTCCCATCACACTCCCTGAGGATGTAATCATTGATGGAGAGGGGAATCCCCTTGAGAAACATCCTGCATGGAAAGAGTGTCGATGTCCAAAATGTGGGGGAAAAGCCACAAGAGAGACCGACACGATGGATACCTTTGTCGAATCAAGCTGGTACTTTTTGCGCTACACCACCCCCAAAGAAGAGTGGGAGACGCACGCCCTTAATGAGGCAATGCAACGTTACTGGATGGGCGTGGATGAGTATATCGGCGGGATTGAGCATGCGATTTTGCACCTTCTTTATGCGCGATTCTTCACCAAAGTGCTAAGGGATCTTGGCTACACGGAAACCAATGAGCCCTTCACGCATCTTCTCACCCAAGGAATGGTGCTCAAAGATGGCGCTAAAATGAGCAAGAGCAAGGGCAATGTGGTCGATCCTGATGAGTTGATCGAGCGTTTTGGAGCGGATACGGCAAGGCTCTTTGTCCTCTTTGCCGCGCCCCCTACAAGAGAGCTAGAGTGGAATGACAGCGCCGTAGAAGGAGCTTATCGCTTCATCAAGCGACTTTGTGATAAAACGCAGTTTGTCCAAAAGGTCTCTTCATTGCCCCAAATAGAGACGGCAACCTTGAGCAAGACGGAGAAATTGGCACGCAAAAAGGTTCACGAGACGCTTCTTAAGGCCCAAGAGGTCTATTCGCGCAAAAATGCCTACGCCTTTAATACATTGATTGCTTCGTGCATGGAGGCGCTGAATGCTTTGAGCGATCAAGAGAATCCTGCCATTTTCACGGAGGGTTATTTTATCCTTTTGAGTGTTCTTGAGCCCATCATCCCCCATGTGGCATGGGAGCTCAGCCAAGAGTATTTTGGTTTGGCCAACTTCAAGCCCCTTACCCCTGATACCCAAGCGCTTAAGAGCGACTCGCTCACCATCGCCATCACCGTCAATGGCAAGAAGCGAGGCGAGATAGAGATGGCGCCGGGCTCTTCCAATGAGGCGATGCTTGAGGCGGCTAAAAATGAGGTCTCCAAGTGGCTGGAGGGGATGAGCATCATCAAGGAGATCGTGGTGCCCGATAAACTAGTCAATTTGGTTGTGAAACCATGA
- a CDS encoding DUF6394 family protein: protein MDWGKVTFVFFNLMSLTSTVGFLYEQNATMLFIAAGVNIISTILKIGVKNILSAELLASSLVADLHLIPGFIYLQVFNNAAVAVALAFGAFAANVFSAALIIVESAKARDLDF, encoded by the coding sequence ATGGATTGGGGTAAAGTAACCTTCGTCTTTTTTAATCTCATGAGCCTCACTTCGACGGTAGGCTTTCTCTATGAACAAAACGCGACCATGCTTTTCATTGCTGCGGGGGTGAATATCATCTCCACGATTCTTAAGATCGGGGTGAAGAATATCCTCTCAGCTGAGCTCTTGGCCAGCTCGCTAGTGGCAGATCTCCATCTTATCCCTGGATTTATCTATCTTCAGGTGTTTAATAACGCCGCTGTGGCTGTGGCACTCGCCTTTGGGGCATTTGCGGCTAATGTTTTCTCCGCTGCGCTTATCATTGTGGAGAGCGCCAAAGCACGAGACTTGGATTTTTAG
- the secF gene encoding protein translocase subunit SecF has translation MELFKNDKVYDFVAWGRYTSLLSLLLLALSLGLFFTKGISYGIDFTGGSVVQVQYKEAAPLGKIREALAGNEIFKGAQVSEFGSKEEALIKVPASTSSVARDIGDIAAEVLQGTGNFEVRRVDMVGPKVGDELRTKGTLALVLASIGMLLYVAFRYEWRFAIAAVLALVHDVTIAVGAIVLFEVDFGLDVVAALLTLIGYSINDTIIIFDRIRERLQGNKLDTLKEVMNEAVSKTLSRTILTSLTVFFVVFTLYAFGGEIIRGFSLPMLVGVVVGSYSSVFIAMQIVIWLGFDLQGYYQKLSDEAKKKAEKERMRSMYEKGVV, from the coding sequence ATGGAACTATTTAAAAACGATAAAGTTTATGACTTTGTGGCTTGGGGACGCTACACCTCGCTCCTCTCTTTGCTACTTCTAGCGCTCTCTTTGGGGCTCTTTTTCACCAAAGGAATCTCCTATGGAATCGACTTCACAGGGGGAAGCGTCGTTCAGGTCCAATATAAAGAGGCTGCTCCTTTAGGGAAAATTCGCGAAGCTTTGGCAGGAAATGAGATCTTCAAAGGGGCTCAGGTGAGCGAGTTTGGTTCCAAAGAGGAGGCGCTTATCAAGGTTCCTGCCTCTACTAGTTCCGTGGCGCGAGATATTGGAGATATTGCCGCTGAAGTGCTCCAAGGAACAGGCAACTTTGAGGTGAGGCGCGTGGATATGGTCGGCCCCAAAGTGGGCGATGAGCTTCGTACCAAAGGGACACTTGCTCTTGTTTTGGCAAGCATTGGAATGCTTCTTTATGTGGCATTTCGCTACGAGTGGCGTTTTGCTATTGCCGCGGTTTTGGCGTTGGTGCATGATGTGACCATTGCCGTGGGAGCCATTGTGCTTTTTGAGGTCGATTTTGGTCTGGATGTGGTGGCGGCACTTTTAACGCTCATTGGTTACTCGATCAATGACACGATTATCATCTTTGACCGTATTCGCGAGAGACTCCAAGGCAATAAACTTGACACACTCAAAGAGGTGATGAATGAGGCAGTCTCCAAGACCCTCTCCAGAACGATTCTCACCTCCTTGACGGTCTTTTTTGTGGTTTTCACCCTCTATGCTTTTGGCGGGGAGATCATCCGAGGTTTTAGCCTTCCCATGCTCGTGGGAGTGGTCGTGGGCTCTTATAGCTCCGTCTTTATCGCCATGCAGATTGTGATTTGGCTCGGCTTTGATCTTCAGGGCTACTACCAAAAACTCTCTGATGAGGCCAAGAAGAAGGCTGAAAAAGAGCGAATGCGATCAATGTATGAGAAGGGGGTCGTTTGA
- the secD gene encoding protein translocase subunit SecD yields MKGVFNLKLGVFLLAFILGLALSLPSFFSSISGPKITLGLDLQGGLNMLLGVKTDEAIKTKYKSLASSLGFYTQEQKILIDSLKASSDSVTFELLDMDEKRKVDEFLGKNGHFRIDFDQGRYRVTLMESEITSIKNFAVEQAIGTIRNRLDQFGLAEPSVTKQGQDYILVELPGIKSAQEEQRAKELIAKSAHLQMMAVDEARNDRVASMTPEEAERLGSVILPYAQNEQAKILLKAIPILDGSMLTDARVAYDQNNQPVINFSLDSQGAKIFGDFSGKNIGNRMAIVLDNKVYSAPVIRERIGGGSGQISGGFTVDQASDIAIALRSGALPAPIEMLEKRSVGPSLGSDSIMASMIALASGFALVVLFMMFYYGMAGVIANIALVANLLLIIAVMALFGATLTLPGMAGIVLTVGMAVDANVIINERIRECLREGKGVVKAISEGYANASRAIFDSNLTTLITSVLLYAYGTGPIKGFAVTISIGIVASVITAIIGTHGVYEWLGPKIAKSQKTAFWFGFKQGK; encoded by the coding sequence ATGAAAGGCGTCTTTAACCTAAAGCTAGGAGTCTTCCTCCTAGCTTTTATTCTAGGGCTAGCCCTCTCGCTCCCCTCTTTTTTCTCCTCCATTAGCGGTCCCAAAATCACTCTAGGATTAGATCTCCAAGGGGGTCTGAATATGCTTTTGGGAGTGAAGACCGATGAGGCCATCAAAACCAAGTATAAATCTCTCGCCTCTTCCCTAGGTTTTTATACCCAAGAGCAGAAGATTCTCATCGATTCCCTCAAGGCCTCTAGCGATAGTGTCACTTTTGAGCTTTTGGATATGGACGAGAAGCGCAAAGTGGATGAGTTTTTGGGCAAAAATGGTCACTTTCGTATCGATTTTGATCAAGGTCGCTATCGTGTTACTTTGATGGAGAGCGAAATTACCTCCATTAAAAATTTTGCCGTAGAGCAGGCGATTGGGACGATTCGTAACCGATTGGATCAATTTGGATTGGCTGAACCCAGCGTGACGAAACAGGGGCAAGACTATATTCTTGTTGAGCTTCCTGGAATTAAGAGCGCCCAAGAGGAGCAGAGAGCCAAAGAGCTTATCGCTAAATCAGCCCATCTTCAAATGATGGCCGTGGATGAGGCTCGCAATGATAGAGTGGCGAGCATGACTCCCGAAGAGGCGGAGAGGCTAGGGAGTGTGATTCTTCCTTATGCCCAAAATGAGCAGGCCAAGATTTTGCTCAAAGCCATTCCTATCCTTGATGGAAGTATGCTCACCGATGCTCGCGTGGCTTATGATCAAAACAACCAGCCCGTCATCAACTTCTCGCTCGATTCGCAAGGGGCAAAGATTTTTGGGGATTTTTCAGGGAAGAATATTGGGAATCGAATGGCCATTGTTTTGGATAATAAGGTCTATTCGGCTCCCGTGATTCGCGAGAGGATTGGCGGAGGAAGCGGTCAGATTAGTGGCGGTTTCACCGTGGATCAAGCGAGCGATATTGCCATTGCTCTGCGCAGTGGTGCCTTGCCTGCACCCATTGAGATGCTTGAGAAACGAAGCGTAGGCCCAAGTCTAGGAAGCGATAGCATCATGGCCTCTATGATTGCTTTAGCTTCAGGCTTTGCTCTAGTGGTTCTTTTTATGATGTTCTATTATGGAATGGCAGGGGTGATCGCCAACATCGCTTTGGTGGCCAACCTATTGCTTATTATTGCGGTCATGGCGCTTTTTGGAGCGACCCTCACCTTGCCAGGTATGGCGGGAATCGTCCTCACAGTAGGGATGGCCGTGGATGCCAACGTGATTATCAATGAACGAATTAGGGAGTGCCTGAGGGAGGGCAAAGGAGTCGTCAAGGCTATTAGCGAGGGTTATGCTAATGCTTCACGAGCCATTTTCGACTCCAACCTCACCACGCTAATCACATCAGTGCTGCTTTATGCCTATGGCACAGGTCCTATCAAAGGCTTTGCCGTGACCATTAGCATCGGTATTGTTGCCTCTGTGATCACGGCGATTATCGGAACACATGGGGTCTATGAGTGGCTAGGACCCAAAATCGCCAAGAGCCAAAAAACCGCTTTCTGGTTTGGCTTCAAACAAGGAAAGTAG
- the yajC gene encoding preprotein translocase subunit YajC — protein MQGTAEILQSLLPLVVLFAIFYFLIIMPQQRQQKRHKEMIANLKKGDKIVMQGGFIVEVIKVEENHFTVKLNDETTAKLAKDFVAYKMQDEVK, from the coding sequence ATGCAAGGAACAGCCGAAATTCTCCAATCTCTTCTTCCCCTCGTGGTGCTTTTTGCCATCTTCTATTTCCTCATCATCATGCCTCAGCAAAGACAGCAAAAGCGCCACAAAGAGATGATCGCTAACCTCAAAAAGGGTGATAAGATCGTCATGCAAGGGGGGTTTATTGTCGAAGTGATCAAGGTTGAAGAGAATCACTTCACCGTCAAGCTTAACGACGAGACGACCGCTAAACTGGCCAAGGACTTTGTCGCCTACAAAATGCAAGATGAAGTGAAGTAA
- the nhaA gene encoding sodium/proton antiporter NhaA: MAENQDYASGNGGIKALLLNFIHSQSFSGIFLFFCAVVAMISANSALSESYFHLWHTEIGFFIGETFIGMSLHHWINDVLMSFFFLMVGLEIKRELLFGELAGIKRAAFPAIAALGGMIVPAIVYTLFNFGTDSAHGFGIPMATDIAFALGVLLLLGDKVSLALKVFLVSLAVVDDLGAVVVIAIFYTEDLQTLWLLYSVVILGLLIGLNKMGVRSLFPYAILGVLLWITVHNCGIHATIAAVALAFTIPVKPKIESENFAQEAKELLERFLSHDKERANLLLASEQVHSVELLSKHSKSVQSPLVRLEHALHPWSAYFIMPVFAFANAGVAISSNIHFDIDGVLPGIMLGLIVGKPVGILGLTYLAEKMGIATRPEGVMWIDILGAGMLAGIGFTMSIFITNLAFTNPEATDVAKIAILSASLFAGALGYFFISIRCRFKKKKEACCTIKS; this comes from the coding sequence ATGGCAGAGAATCAAGATTACGCTTCGGGAAATGGTGGCATCAAAGCGCTACTTCTCAACTTCATCCACAGTCAGTCCTTTAGTGGGATTTTCCTCTTCTTTTGTGCTGTAGTCGCGATGATTAGCGCCAACTCGGCATTGAGCGAGAGCTACTTTCATCTCTGGCATACAGAGATCGGGTTTTTCATCGGTGAGACCTTTATTGGCATGAGTCTCCATCACTGGATCAATGATGTTCTTATGTCTTTCTTCTTCTTGATGGTGGGGCTAGAGATCAAGCGCGAATTGCTCTTTGGGGAGCTTGCAGGTATTAAGCGCGCTGCTTTTCCTGCTATTGCCGCTTTGGGTGGGATGATCGTTCCCGCGATTGTTTATACGCTCTTTAACTTTGGCACCGATTCGGCGCATGGCTTTGGTATTCCTATGGCTACCGATATTGCCTTTGCCTTGGGTGTGCTTCTCCTCCTGGGAGACAAAGTCTCTTTGGCGCTCAAAGTCTTTCTTGTCTCTTTGGCGGTAGTGGATGACCTAGGCGCGGTGGTAGTGATTGCTATTTTTTACACCGAAGACCTTCAAACGCTTTGGCTTCTCTATTCTGTCGTGATTTTAGGGCTTCTTATTGGACTTAACAAAATGGGTGTGCGATCGCTCTTCCCCTATGCGATTCTTGGAGTGTTGCTCTGGATTACCGTGCATAACTGTGGAATTCACGCCACAATCGCTGCTGTGGCGCTGGCCTTCACGATTCCTGTGAAGCCAAAAATTGAGAGTGAGAACTTTGCCCAAGAGGCTAAAGAGTTATTGGAGCGATTCTTGAGCCATGACAAAGAGCGTGCCAATCTTCTTTTAGCGAGCGAGCAGGTGCATAGCGTCGAGTTGCTCAGCAAGCACTCTAAGAGCGTTCAAAGTCCGCTAGTGAGACTTGAGCATGCCCTCCATCCTTGGAGCGCCTACTTCATTATGCCCGTCTTTGCTTTTGCCAACGCGGGTGTGGCCATCAGTAGTAATATTCATTTTGATATTGATGGGGTGTTGCCAGGAATCATGCTTGGCCTTATTGTGGGTAAACCTGTGGGAATCCTCGGACTCACCTATTTAGCCGAGAAGATGGGAATTGCCACCCGACCAGAAGGGGTCATGTGGATTGATATTTTGGGGGCAGGAATGCTTGCAGGGATTGGTTTCACCATGTCTATTTTTATCACCAACCTCGCCTTCACCAACCCTGAAGCCACCGATGTGGCTAAAATCGCCATCCTCTCTGCTTCATTGTTTGCAGGAGCTTTGGGTTATTTCTTCATTTCGATTCGATGCCGCTTCAAAAAGAAAAAAGAGGCTTGCTGCACGATCAAAAGCTAA
- a CDS encoding RecB-like helicase, whose translation MERDELLALRASAGSGKTFALTLRYLALLFKGAHPSEILTLTFTRKAALEMKERITQALVALQQGEENPYLLGLVEAGITEEAIQEKRAEVYWRFLQADLRITTIDAFLHSIVRKFCWYIGIPHDFTIASVDEEAIMEDFLSRLSAKDQESLLELSVEESKGVEAILRFLRDLWHKEGELSQEYRPTLREFDSKELMEAAFKIKNRVLGEEGASTKAKEAVDFEDVEGLLRRGKTWLTKDSLVEYNYFKKLSIGDLDGELFKIKELLVDYFNSKESQLLGRLLRLLGIFKESLERWSQKERILGFDEVTQGAYRLLGEEIDREFLYFRLDGAITHILIDEFQDTSLLQFKILEPLIEEIKSGISRSLYRTFFYVGDMKQSIYRFRGSHALLFEWASRGMKVKELPNNYRSCAVVVDFINQVFAPHYKSYSPQIPQKSGGFVAVLQEEEVLESLKKELGFLLEQGTTPSDIAILVFSNDDVLRVAECLKDSFEALKVVTETSARLLEQREVRALHRALFYLQEGKEVDGVSFLSLIGEPPHLDRLEFLRSLSSLKSSQILLALMEHFKLFSASARRFLEISLEYPLVDELLLRCESLDEPLSAEELEGVRILTIHKSKGLEFPHVIVMDRLSNPSNQSPALFYDYEGINLRAILYRLKERENFDSTYARALEKEKEAKAQDLLNMLYVAFTRAKESLHILQKSEKGAMESLALESCTKGEIPSGLPPKPSAMLPSKGRTFVSKDFGRQKDFLKKEESQRVYAPRAVYYGEAFHLCLEHRLHYASSPEKLMTLVLNQYGHFLNKNDDKEIITKCMDVTNGNLLRPILNQGRVKCEIPFLENGKMRRIDLLIEGEERVFVVDYKSTSILKEGYYQQVESYKTFASKALQKPSVGFLLIYGEEIRLIEV comes from the coding sequence ATGGAGAGAGATGAACTACTAGCCCTTAGAGCCAGTGCGGGAAGCGGCAAGACTTTCGCACTCACCCTGCGCTACCTCGCCCTCCTTTTCAAAGGAGCCCACCCCTCTGAGATTTTGACACTCACTTTTACGCGCAAAGCCGCTCTTGAGATGAAAGAGCGTATCACCCAAGCCCTCGTGGCATTGCAGCAAGGAGAGGAGAATCCCTATCTTTTGGGTCTTGTGGAGGCAGGAATCACCGAGGAGGCCATCCAAGAGAAGAGGGCGGAGGTCTATTGGAGATTCTTGCAAGCCGACTTAAGAATCACCACCATTGATGCGTTTCTTCACTCCATCGTCAGGAAGTTTTGCTGGTATATTGGAATCCCTCATGACTTCACCATCGCTTCGGTGGATGAAGAGGCTATTATGGAGGATTTTCTCTCTCGCCTCTCCGCCAAAGATCAAGAATCGCTTCTAGAGCTGAGCGTGGAAGAATCCAAAGGCGTTGAAGCGATTCTTCGATTTTTGCGTGATCTTTGGCATAAAGAGGGGGAGCTTTCCCAAGAGTATAGGCCCACGCTTAGAGAGTTTGATTCCAAAGAGCTCATGGAGGCAGCCTTCAAGATTAAAAATCGAGTCCTAGGGGAAGAGGGCGCTTCCACCAAAGCCAAAGAGGCGGTTGATTTTGAGGATGTGGAGGGGTTGCTAAGGCGCGGTAAAACTTGGCTCACCAAAGATTCTCTAGTGGAATATAACTACTTTAAAAAGCTCTCTATAGGGGATTTGGATGGGGAGCTTTTTAAGATTAAAGAGCTTCTTGTGGACTATTTCAATTCCAAAGAGTCGCAACTTTTAGGGCGACTTTTGCGACTTTTGGGAATCTTCAAGGAGAGTTTGGAGCGCTGGAGTCAAAAAGAGCGGATTCTTGGATTTGATGAGGTGACTCAAGGCGCCTATCGTCTTCTTGGAGAAGAGATTGATCGGGAGTTTCTCTATTTTCGCCTTGATGGAGCGATCACTCATATTCTCATTGATGAGTTTCAAGACACCAGCCTTTTGCAATTCAAAATCCTAGAGCCCCTCATTGAGGAGATCAAGTCGGGAATCTCGCGCTCGCTCTATCGGACGTTTTTTTATGTGGGTGACATGAAGCAGTCAATCTATCGATTCCGTGGAAGCCACGCGCTCCTCTTTGAGTGGGCTTCTAGGGGGATGAAAGTCAAAGAGCTCCCCAATAATTATCGATCCTGCGCGGTTGTGGTCGATTTCATCAATCAAGTTTTTGCTCCTCACTACAAGAGCTACTCACCGCAGATTCCCCAAAAAAGCGGAGGATTTGTCGCGGTTTTGCAAGAGGAGGAGGTGCTAGAGAGCTTAAAAAAAGAGTTAGGATTCTTGCTAGAGCAGGGGACAACCCCTAGTGATATAGCGATTCTTGTTTTTAGCAACGACGATGTATTGCGTGTGGCAGAGTGCCTCAAAGACTCTTTTGAGGCACTCAAAGTGGTCACTGAGACAAGCGCTAGGCTTCTAGAGCAAAGAGAGGTGAGGGCGCTCCATCGCGCTCTTTTTTATCTCCAAGAGGGCAAAGAAGTGGATGGGGTGAGCTTTTTGAGTCTCATTGGAGAGCCGCCTCATCTAGATCGACTTGAGTTCTTGCGCTCTTTAAGTTCTCTTAAGAGTAGCCAGATTCTTCTTGCCCTTATGGAACACTTCAAACTCTTTAGCGCCTCAGCGAGGAGATTCTTGGAGATTTCTCTAGAGTATCCCTTGGTGGATGAGCTTCTTCTTCGATGCGAGAGCTTGGATGAGCCTCTTAGTGCAGAGGAGTTAGAGGGGGTGAGAATCCTCACGATTCATAAGTCTAAAGGCTTGGAATTCCCCCATGTAATCGTGATGGATCGTCTCTCCAATCCCTCCAATCAAAGCCCCGCACTCTTTTATGATTACGAGGGAATCAACTTGCGCGCTATCCTCTACCGCCTCAAAGAGCGGGAAAATTTTGATTCTACCTATGCAAGAGCACTAGAAAAAGAGAAGGAGGCCAAAGCTCAAGACCTCCTCAATATGCTCTATGTTGCCTTCACGCGCGCCAAAGAATCACTCCATATTCTACAGAAGAGCGAAAAAGGGGCTATGGAATCTCTAGCGCTAGAGTCGTGCACCAAAGGAGAGATTCCCTCTGGGCTCCCCCCTAAACCCTCTGCCATGCTCCCCTCAAAGGGTCGCACCTTTGTTTCTAAAGATTTCGGACGACAAAAGGATTTTCTAAAAAAAGAAGAGAGTCAAAGGGTCTATGCGCCAAGAGCTGTCTATTATGGAGAGGCTTTTCACCTCTGCCTTGAACATCGCCTCCATTACGCGAGTTCCCCAGAGAAGCTAATGACCCTCGTTCTCAACCAATATGGCCATTTCCTCAATAAGAATGATGATAAAGAAATCATAACCAAATGCATGGATGTGACAAATGGTAATCTTTTGAGACCGATTCTTAACCAAGGTAGGGTAAAATGTGAGATTCCGTTTTTAGAAAACGGTAAAATGAGACGCATTGACCTGCTTATAGAGGGCGAGGAGAGGGTTTTTGTGGTGGATTACAAAAGCACCTCCATTCTTAAAGAGGGCTACTATCAGCAGGTGGAATCGTACAAGACCTTCGCCTCCAAAGCCCTGCAAAAGCCTTCTGTAGGTTTTTTGCTCATCTATGGTGAGGAGATTCGCCTCATTGAGGTGTGA